Sequence from the Thermococcus nautili genome:
CCATCAAGTATTCCTCGACCTTCTCCGGAGGAACCCTCGGCGGGGCCAGACCGAGGCGCTTGCTTATCCTGTTCACGTGAGTATCAACGGGAATGGCCTGCCTTCCAAAGCCGTAAGCCAGAACGATGTTGGCGCACTTCCGGCCGATGCCGGGCAGTTTCATCAGCTCGTTGATGTCATCGGGCACTCTGCCACCGTACTTCTCAAGGATTATCCGCGAGGCTTCCACAATCCACTCGCCCTTCGTCTTCCAGAGGCCGACGCCCCTCTTCCTGAGGAACTCGCGCATCTCGTCAACCGGCGTGTTGGCTATCGTCTCGATGTCCCTGTATTTCTCAAAAAGCTCCTCCCAGACGCGATAAGTTACTTCGTCCCTCATGCGCTGGGAGATTATGCAGTGAACCAGCGTCCTGTAGGGGTCGCCGATTAGGAGCTTTTCCCTCGGGTGAGTCTTCATGAGGATTTCAACGATTTTTTCGGCCCTTTTCCTCTTCTCCTCCCAGCTCTCCTCGAAGGTGAAGCCCTCAAGGCTCAACGACCGTGACTTCCCTGCCATGCACTACCACCACCTTTCCCTCGGCCACTCTAACCTTTTTCAGGTTCTCGAACTCTCTGCTATAAACCTTTTGCCCGCTCCAGTTGTAGATTCGAACCTCGCTCCCGAGGACGACGACGAGCCCCTTCGCAAAGGGAACGGCATCATTTACCTCCCTCTCGAACTCGAGCGTGAACTCCTCGACCTCCCCAGCGGAGAACTCGATTTTTGTGGCCTTGTCCACCTTCAGGGGGCTCGGCTCCGCTAAGAGAACCTTAAACGGCAGGGGCTTTCCAAGGAGTTCCACCTCGACGGTCTCTCCAGTCTTCAGCTCCCTGCCCCTGAGCTTCTCCCTCACTATATCCTCGAAACCGGCTGGAAGTTCAGCCTCGAAGAGAGGTTTTAAAACGACCTTCATGGAACCACCAAAAAGGGATTGGGAGGTGAGGAAAAAAGGTTAGCGCCTCCGCGTGGTTAGCGGAAGGACTGCAAGGGCAAAGAGCAGGACTGCACCGGGTCCGCAGATTCCGCTGGACGTCTCTGGCGGCGAGGCCGTCGTCGGCCGCTGAACCCCGACGTGAACCCGCCTGCTGACCCCAAGGACGTGCTCATCGGGAATCCACGCCGGAGGCTTCTCGCCGAGCGTTCTAAGAATCGCGGCGAGCAGGGGATGGCTCTCCGTCTTCGGCTTCCTATCTGCGGTGATTTCCCAGACCATAACGCCCCCCAGGGTGTGGTTGAGGGCGTATTCCACCTTAATCGCTATGCTCTCGGGGTCGTCGTAGGTTATGAAAACGCCCCTGCAGTAGGCCCAGGGCACCTTTGAGGCGCTGCTCCAGTAGCGGGTGCACTTTCCGCTCGCTATCCTGCCGGCTATATCCCAGTAATCCATAACCCCATGCGTTTCCACAGCCGGCCCCCAGGTGCCGGAGGGAGTGCCATTAAAGGGCTGGTAGAGACCATGATTGGTCGGTGGAACGTTGGCGAAGCTCCTGCCGTAGAAGGGAACTCCGAGGACGAGCTTCTCGCCGGGAACCCTCTTCAGGTACCAGCTTATCGTTTCATTGACGCTCCCGAGCCCGGGCCCGCTGGGGTCCCGGTAGAGGGGCGCGTTGAAGTAGGTGACGTTCAGCCAAGGCCCCGCGTAGTCGTAGGCCATGACGTCTATGAAATCAACGATTTTTGAAACCTCCCCCCAGTTCACCCGGGACGCTATGGTCGTGTCAGCCGGCGCGGCGACGGTCAGGAGGTAATGCTTCCACGTGCTCGCGTTGTCGAGGGCTTTCCTGAGGGTTTTGAGAAGGAGGACGAAGTTCTCTCCGTCATCGGGCCGGACGTGGTTCCCCTCCATGCCCCCTCCGCCGGGGTACTCCCAGTCGATGTCAACGCCGTCGAAGCCGTACTTTTTGAGTATCTCAACGACGCTCCCCGCAAAGTTCTCGCGCTTGATGGGGTCTGCGGCTATGTCGGAGAAGTACTTGCTCAGTGTCCATCCTCCAACGGAGACGAGGATTTTGACGGCTGGATATTTCTTTTTAAGCCTTTGAAGTGCCTCAAAGTTCATTGGGTCCGCGTACGGGTCGGCCCACGTGACGGTTCCGTTCGGCAGGGGCTTCAGGAAGGCGTAGAGCACGTGGGTGACGTTCTCGAAGGGTATGCTGTAGGGTGAGAACGCCCTCGCGTAGATGCCCCAGGAGATGTAGTAGACGACGATGCGGTACGGCTGGGGAGGTGTTTTCACTATTAAGACGTTGGAGGGCCTTCCAAGCTTGCCACCCTTGAAAACCGGCCGGATGAAGTAGTAGTAAGTCGTGTTTCCCCTTAAGGAGTCGTCAACGAAGTTGGTGGCCGGGATTATTGGACCGAGCCTCTCCCAGTCCCCGCCCCCTGGAGGGCTGGACGTGACGTGCTTGGCCCGCCAGAGGGAACCGTTGTACTCCACTATCTCACCGGTGAGGTAGGCCTCCCCGGGATTGAACTTGGAGTAGTTGCTCCAGTTCACGGTGATGAGAAGGCTCTCCGTCAGGTTGTCCATGGAGGTGCTCCGATAAACGCGATACGCTATTGCACCTTTAACCGGGTTCCAAGTGAGGTTTACGGCGTCCCAGCCTAGGATGTTCCCGTTGAGCTGAGGGATGTTGTTTGCAGAAGCCCTTCCAGGAAGAGCCGTCCCGATAGAACAGACAACGAGAAAAACAAGGAGAATAGAGAGGACGCGGTTCATAGAACCACCCCTGAAAAGGAAAGGGAAATCAGACGGGGACGGCGACAGCCTGCGCTGAGGCGCTGGAATCGTTAACAAAGGCGTTCATGAACTGGACGAAGACGTGGCTGTAGGCCCAGTCTGGGTCGCTCGTGCCCCTGTGGAGCGGCGAAACCTGCCCCTCAGGACCGGGATGGTCGCGGTCAACGCTCCAGAAGGCCAGCGCGCGTATCTTGTGTTCCACGGCCCAGTCAACGAGCTTCTGAGCGTCGCTTAGGGTGAAGACGCTGTGGTCGTCGTTTACACCAATCATCGGGGTGAGGCCAATCATTCCCCATATCTCCTCGTCGCTCTTGCTGGGATAGAGGCTCTTGAGCTGGCTGAAGAGGTGCTCGGCAACCTTTATGGCGTTGTCCGCGTTTGATGGCGTCCAGTAGTAGTCCATCGTCATGACGTTGACCCTGTCAATCTTCACCCCCTTCTGAACCATCGTCTGGATTATCGAATAGCCGTTGCCAACGAGGCCCGCTCCAGGGTCGCTTGGGAGGGTGAAGCTTATGCTGACGTTTCTCTCGCGCTGGACTATGAGCAGGGCATCGGCGAGGAGGTCGGCGTTCACGGAGGACTCTATGTCGAAGTCGAGGTAAGTGGCGTTGTATAGGTCAATAACCTGGAGGTACCAGTTCGCGAGCTGTTCGGCATTCTGGGCCTGCTGGCAGAGGTACGGTCCGACCGCACCGCCGAAGGCTATTATGACGTCACCGCCGGCTTCTCTGAGCTCCTTAACCTCGTTGAGATAGTAGTCGAGCGGCAGCTTCCCTCCCCAGCTCGGCCCGTTCTGAGCTGAGCCGTAGAGAACGAAGGCGAGGGTGAAGTAGGGCGTCCCCGTGAGGTTGTAGTACTCGACGAGGGGCCTGTGGACATCGGTGAGGGTCATGTCAATGTATGGCGCGAAGAAGTGCTCTGGAAGCCCCGACCCGGCAGGAACGTAAGCCGTGCCGTTATCGGGAACGGTCTGGTTCTCAGACGGAGTTGAGGGGCTCTCCGAGGTCGAGTTATCAGATGTAGTCTGGTTCTCGGTGTTTTCTGAGGGAACGGAGCTTCCCTCGGGCCAGACGTCCCAAACCTGACCGTTCACCTCAAGGACCATCTGCTCAACGGGCTTGCTTCCGCTGGCTATGAATCCGAAGCTGGCGGTGGGGCCCTTGTTCCAGCTTACAGGGGTGAGCACAATCCATCCATTCTCCTCGGCCTTGTTGACGCTCCAAATGCTCGTTATCCTTGAGCCGTCTTTGAGCTTTACCCTGACGACCCAATCATACTGACCGCCCAAGTCCAGGGTCACGTCGTACTCCGTGCTTCCCCAGTCGGTAACCTTGACGCTTATCGCACCGGGCTTAACGAGGTCACCGGTCTGGTCCGCGGGAGTCTCAGAGCCTCCAGAGGTGGAGTCGTCCGGGGCAGTCTGGTTTGAGGGAGTGGTTTCGGTCTGGTTCGTTGGAGTTGTGTCTTGGGGCTCTTCCTGGACGGTCTGGTTGTCCGTGGTGGTTTGGTTGGATGAAGCGCCTCCGTCAGACTGGGTCTCGTTCACCGGAACTGCTTCGGTCTGGTTGTCCTCCCTTGGAACCGGACCGAGTTCGGGCGTGAAGCTCAGCGGCGGCAGGTTGCTCTGGTCCGTGTAGAGGTTGAATATCCTGCTGAACTCGTAGTCCTCGATGTCGGGAAGGCTGGAGTGGTGGGGCGAAACGGCACCGCTTCCCGGGTGGTCTCTCGTCATTGACCACATGGAGAGCATTCCAACTCCAGTCTCATTGGCCCAGTCAAGGAGCTTCCAGGCGTCGCTCGGGTAGAAGACCTCGCTGGTGACGTCGTTGACGCCAATCATCGGCGTTATGCTAATCATCTTCCAAATCTCGGCGTCGCTCTTGTTGGGGAACAGCTCCTTGAGCTGTTTAAAGGTGTTTTGAGCGGCTTGAATGGCGTAGTCGCCCATCTTGCCGTCAGGGTTTGGAGCCGCCCAGTCGCCGTAGTCCATCGCCATTATGTCAACCCTGTCAATCCTGACGCCGTTCTGGATTGCGTTCTTCAGGAGGTCTATTCCCGGCTGGGTGAGGCCACTCGGGAGAACAGGGAGGGTAAAGCCTATGTGAACGTTCGGGTACTTCCGCTGAATTATGGCAAGAGCCTTGGCGCGCCTGTCGTTCTGGGCAGTGTCCTGCAGGTATGAGCCCTCAACGTCGAAGGTGAGCCACGTGGCATTGTAGGTCTTGATGACCTCTTCAATGGCCTGGGCGAGCTCCTCGGGAGTTGAACACTTCTCCGCGAGGTACGGTCCGTTGGCACCGCCGAAGGCTATGAGGACGTCGCCACCCATCTGACGAACCTTGTTGATTTCATCGACGTAGAAGCCGTCGCTTACCTTGTAGGCTCCAGCCCACGCCGGAGTGCAGGTGCCGTCGCTCGATGCTATGATGAACGCCAAGTTGAAGAACCTTACACCGGTCTTCTTCATCATCTCGCTTATCGAGGGCGTCGGCCAAAGGGTTATGTCAACGTAGGGCGAGAAGACCCTGTCCGGCCAGCTGACCTTCGCGGCGATTGCCACGTTGGAGTTGTCGGTTCCGCCGTTGGTGGTTTCTGAGGGCACGGAAGAAAGGGAAGAGAAGTCGGCCGGGACGGGCCCCTCTGGCCAGACGTCCCAGACGACGCCGTTGATTACGAGAACCATCGTGATGTTCTCAACGCTTCCCTGATAGGTGAATCCAAAGCTCGCAGTTGGTCCCCTGTTCCAGCTCTTGGGTGTGAACACTATCCAGGTTCCGTTCGTGCTCTTGTCCGCGCTCCAGTAGCTCGCGAGGGTTGCCCCTTCGAGTTTAACGTAGAGCTCCCAGTCGTATTGGCCGCCGAGGTTGAGAGTGATGTCGTACTCACCGCCAGTTCCCCAGTTGGTGTGCTTAACGCTGATTGTTCCCGGTTTGTAGAGGGTGACGTTCTCCGCGGGAGTGCCCGGAGTGCTTCCGGTTTCATTGCTCGGGGTCGTCCCGGTCTGGTTGTCAGGCGTGGTGTCAGTCTGGTTGTCCGGGACTCCGGTGTCGCCAGAGGTCGAGTTGTCGGGGACCGTCTGGTTGTCGGACGGAGCGGAGCCCTCGGAAGTTGAGTTATCGGGGGTGGTCTGGTTGACCGGGCTCTCATTGCCCGTGCTCGGGGTCGTCTCGTTGTAAACGGGCTCAGGAACGGTCAGGTTGGCGGGAACGCTGGAACCGATGTAGTATGTGTCGGGAATCCAGGCCGGCGGTTTTTCCTTCAGGTGCTCCAGGATTGTATCGAGGAGCGGGTGGTCGCTGGTTCCGGGCTTCCTGTCTGCGGTGATTTCCCAGACCATGACTCCGCCTATGCCGTTCTTGAGGGCGTAGTCCACCTTTATTCCGATGCTCTCGGGGTCGTCGTAGCTTATGAAGACCTTCTTGGTGGGCGAGTAGGCGTAGGGAACCATCGCAATCGGGTCCCAGTGGCGCTCGTACTCGCCGCTCGCTATCTTGTCGGCGATGTCCCAGTAGTCCATGACGCCGTAGGTCTCGGAGGCCGGACCCCACGTTCCGTCGGGGGTTCCGCTGAAGCTCTGGTAGAGGCCGTTGTTGGTGGGCGGAACGTTGGCGAAGCTCCTGCCGTAGAAGGGAAGTCCGAGGGTTATCTTGGTCTTATCCGGAACGTGGCTGATGTACCACTGTATTGACGCGTTCACGTTGAAGTTCCACTTGACGTTGGGGTCGGTGTAGGGGGCGTTCGGGTCGGCGTAGAGCGGGGCGTTGTGGCCGGTCACGTTCTCCCAGGCGCCGTGGTAGTCGTAGGTCATGACGTTTATCGAGTCGAGGTACTTGCTCGCCTCGGTCCAGTTGATGCGGGAAGCTTTGAGCGGGTCGGCCGGAACGGCGGCGGTTATGAGGTAATCTTTGTGGTCAACCTTCTCGGCCTGGTCAAAGACCTCCCTTATGGTCTTGAGCAGGAGCACGAAGTTCTTCCCGTCGTCGGGGCTTACGTAGTTGCTCTCAAGTCCCCCTCCGCCGGGGTA
This genomic interval carries:
- a CDS encoding endonuclease III domain-containing protein; protein product: MAGKSRSLSLEGFTFEESWEEKRKRAEKIVEILMKTHPREKLLIGDPYRTLVHCIISQRMRDEVTYRVWEELFEKYRDIETIANTPVDEMREFLRKRGVGLWKTKGEWIVEASRIILEKYGGRVPDDINELMKLPGIGRKCANIVLAYGFGRQAIPVDTHVNRISKRLGLAPPRVPPEKVEEYLMELIPRDKWIYVNHAMVDHGRSICKPIRPKCESCPLKELCPYAKGLVRDEDIR
- a CDS encoding DUF6849 domain-containing protein — protein: MKVVLKPLFEAELPAGFEDIVREKLRGRELKTGETVEVELLGKPLPFKVLLAEPSPLKVDKATKIEFSAGEVEEFTLEFEREVNDAVPFAKGLVVVLGSEVRIYNWSGQKVYSREFENLKKVRVAEGKVVVVHGREVTVVEP
- a CDS encoding glycosyl hydrolase family 18 protein; the encoded protein is MNRVLSILLVFLVVCSIGTALPGRASANNIPQLNGNILGWDAVNLTWNPVKGAIAYRVYRSTSMDNLTESLLITVNWSNYSKFNPGEAYLTGEIVEYNGSLWRAKHVTSSPPGGGDWERLGPIIPATNFVDDSLRGNTTYYYFIRPVFKGGKLGRPSNVLIVKTPPQPYRIVVYYISWGIYARAFSPYSIPFENVTHVLYAFLKPLPNGTVTWADPYADPMNFEALQRLKKKYPAVKILVSVGGWTLSKYFSDIAADPIKRENFAGSVVEILKKYGFDGVDIDWEYPGGGGMEGNHVRPDDGENFVLLLKTLRKALDNASTWKHYLLTVAAPADTTIASRVNWGEVSKIVDFIDVMAYDYAGPWLNVTYFNAPLYRDPSGPGLGSVNETISWYLKRVPGEKLVLGVPFYGRSFANVPPTNHGLYQPFNGTPSGTWGPAVETHGVMDYWDIAGRIASGKCTRYWSSASKVPWAYCRGVFITYDDPESIAIKVEYALNHTLGGVMVWEITADRKPKTESHPLLAAILRTLGEKPPAWIPDEHVLGVSRRVHVGVQRPTTASPPETSSGICGPGAVLLFALAVLPLTTRRR
- a CDS encoding glycosyl hydrolase family 18 protein; translation: MNRRQFLSMAVVAVMLFAVVPAVVPFFGLVSASQIQLSGSAVAWDVVNLTWTPVENAKAYEIYRSTDPTNVISPENLLVVVNWSSYPQYEPGKTYLQGDIVEYDGKIWRAKYWTQSAPGGDAWELIGDATPATEYLDQYHLKANTTYFYAVVPVLSDGSKGTPSGILQVTTPYEPYRVIVYYISWARYARKFYVSDIPWDKVTHVNYAFLDLKEDGTVTYYDTYADPLNLEEIKKYKEKYPAVKVLVSVGGWTLSKYFSPVAADPAKRQRFAESVLEIIRKYNLDGVDIDWEYPGGGGLESNYVSPDDGKNFVLLLKTIREVFDQAEKVDHKDYLITAAVPADPLKASRINWTEASKYLDSINVMTYDYHGAWENVTGHNAPLYADPNAPYTDPNVKWNFNVNASIQWYISHVPDKTKITLGLPFYGRSFANVPPTNNGLYQSFSGTPDGTWGPASETYGVMDYWDIADKIASGEYERHWDPIAMVPYAYSPTKKVFISYDDPESIGIKVDYALKNGIGGVMVWEITADRKPGTSDHPLLDTILEHLKEKPPAWIPDTYYIGSSVPANLTVPEPVYNETTPSTGNESPVNQTTPDNSTSEGSAPSDNQTVPDNSTSGDTGVPDNQTDTTPDNQTGTTPSNETGSTPGTPAENVTLYKPGTISVKHTNWGTGGEYDITLNLGGQYDWELYVKLEGATLASYWSADKSTNGTWIVFTPKSWNRGPTASFGFTYQGSVENITMVLVINGVVWDVWPEGPVPADFSSLSSVPSETTNGGTDNSNVAIAAKVSWPDRVFSPYVDITLWPTPSISEMMKKTGVRFFNLAFIIASSDGTCTPAWAGAYKVSDGFYVDEINKVRQMGGDVLIAFGGANGPYLAEKCSTPEELAQAIEEVIKTYNATWLTFDVEGSYLQDTAQNDRRAKALAIIQRKYPNVHIGFTLPVLPSGLTQPGIDLLKNAIQNGVRIDRVDIMAMDYGDWAAPNPDGKMGDYAIQAAQNTFKQLKELFPNKSDAEIWKMISITPMIGVNDVTSEVFYPSDAWKLLDWANETGVGMLSMWSMTRDHPGSGAVSPHHSSLPDIEDYEFSRIFNLYTDQSNLPPLSFTPELGPVPREDNQTEAVPVNETQSDGGASSNQTTTDNQTVQEEPQDTTPTNQTETTPSNQTAPDDSTSGGSETPADQTGDLVKPGAISVKVTDWGSTEYDVTLDLGGQYDWVVRVKLKDGSRITSIWSVNKAEENGWIVLTPVSWNKGPTASFGFIASGSKPVEQMVLEVNGQVWDVWPEGSSVPSENTENQTTSDNSTSESPSTPSENQTVPDNGTAYVPAGSGLPEHFFAPYIDMTLTDVHRPLVEYYNLTGTPYFTLAFVLYGSAQNGPSWGGKLPLDYYLNEVKELREAGGDVIIAFGGAVGPYLCQQAQNAEQLANWYLQVIDLYNATYLDFDIESSVNADLLADALLIVQRERNVSISFTLPSDPGAGLVGNGYSIIQTMVQKGVKIDRVNVMTMDYYWTPSNADNAIKVAEHLFSQLKSLYPSKSDEEIWGMIGLTPMIGVNDDHSVFTLSDAQKLVDWAVEHKIRALAFWSVDRDHPGPEGQVSPLHRGTSDPDWAYSHVFVQFMNAFVNDSSASAQAVAVPV